In Oryzias latipes chromosome 15, ASM223467v1, the following proteins share a genomic window:
- the LOC101156429 gene encoding myoferlin: protein MLRVIVECAKGIPKKKLGNPDPITTVVFRGEKKKTKAVNSELNPVWNEILEFDLDGSPLDASSFIDVVVKDYETFGKHKFIGSSKILLGDLAGGHVASLPSKNVPLINEKQQIIGATISLLIVYEKPSNADDQTDEDMSDGEHVENGEQGDVVGGAQSQSPTVPTSPNLPARSDKKPLCLTRKRNKPLASEAQDFQIRVRVIEGRHLPGIDIKPVVRVLFDGKTHRTNVRGGNNPFFDEMFFYNVNMSLSDLSDESITFWVNHSFFLRSESLLGKFKLDVGYIYNEPGHAIMRKWLLLKDPDDSTMGARGYLKVSIIIMGTGDEAPIENRLFRAEQDDLESNLLVPAGVSMRTATLSLKVYRAEDMPQMDDATVQTLKQFLGGEGDKKNLVDPYLEVSFAGKKVCTKIIQKNANPEWNQLISLNVKFPSMCEYIKLTMYDWDRLSNDDVIGTTFLNLSQISHSGGNVEDTQAEACNAVSEVGSTAPEVGFLPAFGPCFVNLYGSPREYGDLPDRFEELNFGNGEGVAYRGRVLVELSTHLDKKVEKNVDDIPRDDVLVAQKFQRRRRYSLCSVFHSACMLQEPGGPIRFEVTLGNYGNKLDSTCKPLVSTTPNCFAVFDGNHYYYLPWADTKPVVILTSYWEDISHRLDAINILLFTADQLESNLNLLKTAISAKEPESRLTEIWLKLLDHIIEELVSLKLPALEDRLNVTVLDLQKKNLREAAVYNIMQMACCMKEEARDIGSTVADIEDWLDRIKQLAEEPQNSMPDVIIWMFRGEKRVAYARVPANQILYSSFSKQACGKHCGKIQTIFMQYPMDKNKGVKIPAELRFNMWLGLSVHEKEFSRFSEGNFSICVEMYENQALLGKWGTAGLINCHKFSDVTGKIKLKQELFLPPQGWEWEGGWFVDPDRCLLAEADAGCSKFTDEVFQNEIRFPGGEWKPAAELYTDLNGEKVASPKEFECPPGWTWEDDWSFDSNRAVDERGWEYGVTLPPNEKPSSWVAAEKTFHVHRRRRLIRPRRKLSGKKTVAKRRDSEEGWEYSSLFGSKFHIKERCSDTFRRRRWRRNMIPSHCSGCSAIFKLEGVLGASKTEEDKLFGAKTPTVSCHFSCSYIYHLRVYIYQGRNLCPMDHNSFSDPYAHVSFLHMSKTTHVIQNTLNPIWDQTLIFEDIEIHGDPQTVASCPPEVVLELYDSDQVGKDEPMGHCKYPPLINLQPNIGCRPKLQWLPITKKGHNAGELLLAAELLLKLDDDDLPIVPPRRSEKLYMVPQGIKPVVQLTAIEVLTWGLRNMEAFQLSPVSSPSLIVECGGETVKTAIIKNFKKNPNFPGSVLLLKVLLPKEEMYAPPIVLKVIDHKPFGWKPVVGQCTIRSLGEFRCDPYRTNSDICMSSRVAMMADAQENVVIDVESRAISETRLQDEKEDEAVDWWSKFYSSLGEQQKCNPYLRKGYDTLKVYNCELEKVEQFQGLTDFCRTINLHQGKTVDDDEDPSVVGQFKGSFKIYPLSDDPSVPAPPCQFKELPESGPQECLVRIYVVRCIEVQSKDSNGKCDPYIKITLGKKTLDDRDNYKPNTLSPEFGRMFELSCTLPQDKDLKIAVYDFDKWSRDEEVGETVIDLEDRLLSYFRPCCGLPQTYCVSGVNQWRDQLKPSQILQNVAKMRGVPPPSIEEDGRSLLFSGKRYHLQDFEANILIHSHLGPEKERLSLHVLRNLGLVPEHVETRTLSSSYKSNLSQGRIQMWVDIFPKRLGLPGPPCEISPRKAKKYFLRVIIWNTSDVILDDASITAEKTSDIYVKGWMPGMEEDKQRTDVHHNSLDGDGNFNWRFIFEFEYLSAEQLCVISKKEQFWNWDKTEYRNPPKLIVQIWDNDRISLDDYLGSVELDLLRLVPPAKTPEKCTLKMLPGMKGTVASKAKPTSLFSRKSVRGWWPCANAQNGSCVLTGKVEMTLEIVDEKEAEERPAGRGRNEPNMNPKLDPPNRPATSFAWFTNVSSILKFMTRIKFRWIFVWGVLLVLAIFFLGIMFLSIPSYFAMKIVKPLT, encoded by the exons ATGTTGAGGGTCATAGTAGAGTGCGCAAAAGGGATCCCCAAAAAGAAACTAGGAAACCCAGATCCTATAACTACAGTTGTGTTTAGAG GGGAAAAGAAGAAGACCAAAGCAGTTAACAGTGAGCTGAATCCGGTTTGGAATGAA ATCCTTGAATTTGATCTGGACGGCTCTCCTTTGGATGCATCTTCATTTATTGATGTGGTTGTGAAGGACTACGAAACCTTTGGGAAACATAA GTTTATTGGCTCCTCAAAAATCTTGTTGGGAGACTTGGCCGGTGGACATGTGGCATCCCTCCCATCCAAAAATGTGCCTTTAATTAATGAGAAACAACAGATAATTGGG GCAACAATTTCTCTTCTTATTGTGTATGAGAAACCTTCCAACGCTGATGATCAAACAGACGAAGACATGTCTGACGGTG aGCATGTGGAGAACGGGGAACAGGGGGATGTGGTTGGAGGAGCCCAGAGCCAAAGTCCAACAGTTCCCACTTCACCAAACCTTCCTGCACGGTCCGACAAAAAGCCACTTTGCCTTAccagaaagagaaacaaaccTCTGGCCAGTGAGGCTCAGGACTTCCAG ATTCGGGTTCGAGTAATCGAGGGTCGACATTTACCTGGCATCGACATCAAGCCAGTAGTGAGAGTACTTTTTGATGGAAAGACTCACAGAACGAATGTCAGAGGAGGAAATAATCCGTTTTTCGATGAG ATGTTTTTCTACAATGTTAACATGTCACTCTCAGACCTGTCTGATGAGAGCATCACTTTTTGG GTTAATCATTCCTTCTTCCTCAGATCAGAAAGTCTACTGGGAAAGTTCAAA CTGGATGTGGGGTACATCTACAATGAACCTG GTCACGCCATTATGAGGAAATGGCTCCTGCTGAAGGATCCTGATGACTCCACCATGGGGGCTAGAGGATACCTAAAAGTCAGCATAATCATTATGGGCACTGGAGATGAAGCACCG ATTGAAAATAGACTATTTAGGGCTGAGCAGGATGACTTAGAAAGTAACCTGTTGGTGCCAGCCGGCGTCTCCATGCGGACAGCCACTCTGAGCCTGAAAGTCTACCGTGCCGAGGACATGCCGCAGA TGGATGACGCCACTGTTCAGACATTAAAGCAATTCCTTGGAGGAGAAGGAGACAAGAAAAACTTGGTCGATCCATACTTGGAAGTCAGCTTTGCTGGgaaaaag gTGTGCACTAAAATAATTCAGAAAAACGCAAATCCAGAATGGAATCAACTCATCAGTCTCAACGTCAAA TTCCCGTCCATGTGTGAATACATCAAGTTGACCATGTATGACTG GGATCGTCTGAGCAACGATGATGTCATTGGAACAACATTCTTAAATCTGAGCCAAATATCTCACTCTGGTGGCAATGTTGAAG acacACAAGCAGAAGCTTGCAATGCAGTTTCTGAAG TGGGTTCTACAGCGCCAGAGGTTGGTTTCCTGCCAGCTTTTGGACCTTGCTTTGTTAATCTGTACGGAAGTCCAAGAGAGTATGGTGACCTGCCTGACAGATTTGAGGAACTAAACTTCGGCAAC GGAGAGGGCGTTGCTTACAGAGGAAGGGTTCTTGTAGAACTTTCCACGCATTTGGATAAAAAAGTTGAGAAGAATGTAGATGACATTCCCAGGGATGATGTCTTGGTGGCACAG AAGTTTCAGCGCAGGAGGAGGTACTCTCTGTGCTCAGTTTTCCACAGTGCCTGCATGCTACAGGAACCTGGCGGGCCAATCCGGTTTGAGGTCACCCTTGGTAATTACGGCAACAAGCTGGATTCCACCTGTAAGCCCCTGGTGTCCACAACCCCAAACTGCTTTGCTGTGTTTGATG GTAATCATTATTATTACCTGCCCTGGGCTGACACCAAGCCGGTGGTGATCCTCACTTCTTACTGGGAGGACATCAGTCACCGTTTGGACGCCATCAACATACTTCTCTTCACTGCTGACCAATTG gagtCAAACCTAAATTTGTTGAAAACAGCCATCTCAGCAAAGGAACCTGAGTCACGACTGACAGAGATTTGGCTCAAACTCCTTGACCACATCATTGAGGAGCTTGTTAG CTTAAAGCTTCCGGCCCTCGAAGACCGGCTAAATGTAACAGTGCTGGATCTCCAAAAAAAGAATCTGCGGGAGGCTGCCGTGTACAACATCATGCAGATGGCCTGCTGCATGAAAGAAGAAGCCAGAGATATTGGATCTACAGTTGCTGACATTGAAGACTGGCTGGACAGAATCAAGCAGCTGGCAGAAGAG CCTCAAAATAGCATGCCTGATGTGATCATTTGGATGTTCAGAGGAGAGAAGCGAGTGGCTTATGCCCGAGTCCCAGCCAACCAGATTTTATACTCTAGCTTCAGCAAACAGGCTTGTGGTAAACATTGTGGAAAGATTCAGACCATCTTCATGCAG tatcccatggacaaaaacaaaggtgTGAAGATTCCCGCTGAACTTCGTTTCAACATGTGGCTCGGCCTCTCTGTTCATGAGAAAGAGTTTAGCCGCTTCTCTGAGGGAAACTTCAGCATCTGCGTTGAaatg TACGAGAACCAGGCTTTGCTTGGAAAATGGGGAACTGCTGGACTGATCAATTGTCACAAGTTCTCAGATGTTACTGGAAAGATCAAGCTCAAACAAGAGCTGTTTCTGCCTCCCCAAGGATGGGAATGGGAGGGAGGTTGGTTTGTTGACCCTGACCGATG TTTGTTGGCTGAGGCAGATGCAGGCTGCTCAAAGTTCACAGACGAAGTTTTTCAGAATGAAATCCGTTTTCCTGGTGGAGAGTGGAAGCCTGCTGCTGAGCTGTACACAGATCTG AATGGGGAAAAGGTTGCAAGCCCAAAAGAGTTTGAGTGTCCTCCTGGATGGACCTGGGAGGATGACTGGAGTTTTGACAGCAACAGAGCTGTAGATGAGAGAG GTTGGGAGTATGGAGTGACCCTACCCCCTAATGAAAAACCCAGTTCCTGGGTTGCAGCAGAGAAGACGTTCCATGTTCATCGCAGGAGGAGACTTATCCGACCAAGAAGGAAATTATCTGGGAAAAAGACTGTTGCCAAG AGACGAGATTCAGAGGAAGGCTGGGAATACTCTTCCCTCTTTGGTTCAAAATTTCACATTAAGGAGCGCTGCTCTGACACCTTTCGTCGCCGCCGCTGGAGGAGAAATATGATCCCTTCACACTGCTCTGGTTGTTCTGCCATCTTCAAGCTGGAGGGAGTGTTG gGGGCAAGTAAAACAGAGGAAGACAAATTGTTTGGTGCAAAGACCCCCACTGTTTCCTGTCATTTCAGCT GCTCGTACATTTACCATCTCAGGGTGTACATCTACCAAGGCAGGAATCTCTGTCCCATGGACCACAACAGCTTCtcag ATCCCTATGCCCATGTCTCATTTCTGCACATGAGTAAGACGACACACGTCATACAAAACACACTGAACCCCATATGGGACCAGACTCTCATATTTGAGGACATAGAAATCCATGGAGACCCTCAGACTGTTGCCAGCTGTCCTCCCGAAGTGGTCCTGGAGCTCTATGACAGCGATCAAGTG GGCAAGGATGAGCCCATGGGTCACTGCAAATACCCGCCTTTGATCAATCTGCAACCTAATATTGGTTGCAGGCCAAAGCTGCAATGGTTGCCAATCACCAAAAAGGGTCACAACGCTGGAGAGCTTCTGCTGGCTGCCGAGCTCCTACTGAAG CTGGACGATGATGATCTTCCAATAGTTCCTCCTCGGCGGAGTGAGAAGCTCTACATGGTTCCTCAGGGAATCAAGCCTGTTGTTCAGCTCACAGCTATCGAG GTCCTGACTTGGGGGTTGAGGAACATGGAAGCCTTCCAACTGAGTCCAGTGTCCTCCCCCAGCTTGATAGTGGAATGTGGGGGGGAGACTGTTAAAACTGCTATCATcaaaaacttcaaaaagaaCCCAAACTTCCCTGGTTCTGTATTACTCCTCAAAGTG CTTCTCCCCAAAGAGGAGATGTACGCACCTCCCATTGTGCTGAAGGTAATCGACCACAAACCCTTTGGTTGGAAACCAGTGGTGGGACAGTGCACTATTCGCTCTCTGGGGGAGTTCCGCTGTGACCCGTACAGGACTAACAGTGACATCTGCATGTCCTCCAGAG TGGCAATGATGGCGGATGCCCAAGAAAATGTTGTCATAGACGTGGAATCCAGAGCCATAAGTGAAACAagg CTTCAAGACGAAAAG GAGGATGAGGCTGTCGACTGGTGGAGTAAGTTTTACTCTTCTCTCGGAGAGCAACAGAAATGTAACCCTTACCTGAGGAAAGGATACGACACATTGAAG GTTTACAACTGTGAACTGGAAAAAGTGGAACAATTTCAGGGACTGACTGACTTCTGCAGAACAATCAATCTTCATCAGGGCAAAACTGTTGATGATGACGAGGATCCCTCTGTGGTGGGACAGTTCAAA GGTTCGTTCAAGATTTACCCATTGTCCGATGACCCAAGTGTCCCTGCTCCTCCTTGCCAGTTCAAAGAGCTCCCTGAAAGCGGACCACAGGAGTGTCTGGTCAGAATATATGTGGTCCGCTGCATTGAGGTGCAGTCTAAGGACTCAAATGGCAAG tGTGATCCATACATTAAGATCACACTTGGTAAGAAAACACTGGATGATCGAGATAACTACAAACCAAACACCCTCAGTCCAGAATTTGGAAG GATGTTTGAGTTGTCATGTACCCTGCCTCAAGACAAAGATCTAAAGATTGCCGTTTATGACTTCGATAAGTGGAGCCGAGATGAAGAGGTAGGCGAGACGGTGATCGATTTGGAGGACAGGCTTTTGTCATATTTTAGGCCATGCTGTGGTCTGCCTCAAACCTACTGTGT GTCAGGGGTAAATCAGTGGAGAGATCAACTAAAGCCATCTCAGATCCTTCAGAATGTGGCCAAAATGAGGGGAGTTCCTCCACCAAGCATAGAGGAAGATGGCAGATCATTGTTGTTCTCAGGAAAACGATACCACCTGCAGGATTTTG AGGCAAACATTTTGATCCACTCACACTTAGGCCCAGAGAAAGAAAGGCTTTCCCTGCATGTGCTCAGAAACTTGGGCTTGGTGCCAGAGCATGTAGAGACCAGAACCCTGAGCAGTTCCTACAAATCAAATTTATCACAG GGAAGAATTCAAATGTGGGTGGACATTTTCCCCAAAAGACTCGGCTTGCCTGGCCCGCCATGTGAAATCAGCCCCCGCAAAGCCAAAAA GTACTTTTTGCGAGTCATTATTTGGAACACATCAGATGTCATTTTGGATGACGCAAGCATCACTGCAGAGAAGACAAGTGACATCTATGTGAAAGG GTGGATGCCTGGAATGGAGGAGGATAAACAAAGGACTGATGTGCACCACAACTCTCTGGATGGAGATGGTAACTTCAATTGGAGGTTCATCTTTGAATTTGAATACttgtctgcagagcagctctgTGTCATCTCCAAGAAA GAACAATTTTGGAATTGGGACAAAACAGAATATCGGAATCCACCTAAACTGATTGTCCAGATCTGGGACAATGACAGGATTTCATTGGATGACTACTTgg GTTCTGTTGAGCTGGACCTGCTCAGGCTTGTCCCTCCTGCCAAGACCCCAGAGAAGTGTACCCTTAAAATGTTGCCGGGAATGAAAGGAACTGTTGCCTCCAAAGCAAAGCCCACATCCCTTTTCTCCCGGAAGTCTGTGCGAGGCTGGTGGCCATGTGCAAATGCACAGAATGGAAGTTGTGTGCTTACT GGAAAAGTAGAGATGACACTAGAAATAGTGGATGAGAAGGAAGCAGAGGAACGACCTGCTGGGAGGGGTAGAAATGAGCCCAACATGAATCCCAAACTGGATCCACCCAA TCGCCCTGCAACATCTTTCGCCTGGTTCACAAACGTTTCCAGTATTCTAAAGTTCATGACGAGGATCAAGTTTAGGTGGATTTTCGTTTGGGGAGTTCTTCTTGTGTTGGCCATCTTCTTCCTTGGGATCATGTTCCTCTCTATACCT AGTTACTTTGCAATGAAGATTGTGAAGCCTTTGACCTGA
- the LOC101157966 gene encoding leucine-rich glioma-inactivated protein 1 translates to MGITAKRSQWLGVLAAASLLLLVGSKRARQPRCPLSCTCTKDNALCEGAGSIPRSFPPDVMSLSFVKSEFTEIPKESFIHTPGLHLLLFTANILESINEDAFISLPHLEYLFIENNQINSISPHAFRGLKTLVHLSLAYNNLETLPRDLFRGLDALTKVDLRGNHFTCDCKLKWLVEWIFSTNATVDQVYCKGPASHLDKSINDLEPQSFDCITTELASHQSLKFESISVEAFFFENNQYVVFAQPFIGKCSFLEWDHVEMLFRTRYDDIDSTSTVICKPLVIDNQLFVIVAQLFGGSHIYKRDSSANKFIKLQGIDILRIRKPNDIETFSIDGESFFVIADSSKAGTTTIYKWNGNGFYSHQSLHPWYRDTDVEYLEISSKPHLILSSSSQRPVIYQWNRTTKLFERRTDIPEMEDVYAVKHFQVDSDLFICLTRFIGDSKVMRWDGALFREAQTMPSRGSMVFQPFAVGSWQYAILGNDYSFTQVYRWDAKKGEFVRFQELNIQAPRAFSPVAIDNRQFLVASSFKGKTQIFEHRIIDLSN, encoded by the exons ATGGGGATTACAGCCAAACGATCGCAGTGGCTTGGCGTACTTGCGGCGGCGTCGCTGTTACTCCTAGTGGGCAGCAAGAGAGCCAGGCAGCCCCGCTGTCCGCTGTCGTGCACATGTACCAAAGACAACGCGCTGTGCGAGGGCGCAGGATCGATCCCTCGCAGTTTCCCTCCCGATGTCATGTCACT ATCCTTCGTCAAATCGGAATTCACTGAAATCCCAAAGGAGAGCTTCATCCACACGCCTGGCCTGCACCTTCT TCTCTTCACAGCTAATATCCTGGAATCCATAAATGAGGATGCTTTCATCAGTCTTCCTCATCTAGAATATCT GTTCATAGAAAACAACCAAATCAACTCAATATCTCCACATGCTTTCCGTGGACTAAAAACTTTGGTGCATCT GAGTCTGGCCTACAACAATCTGGAGACACTGCCCAGAGATTTGTTCAGGGGTCTCGACGCTTTGACGAAAGT AGACTTACGAGGAAATCATTTCACATGTGATTGTAAGCTGAAATGGTTGGTGGAGTGGATTTTCAGCACCAACGCAACTGTGGACCAGGTTTACTGCAAAGGTCCTGCCTCCCACCTGGATAAAAGCATTAATGACTTGGAACCGCAGTCTTTCGACTGCATCACCACAG AGTTGGCTTCACACCAGTCCCTCAAGTTTGAATCCATCTCAGTGGAGGCCTTCTTTTTTGAGAATAACCAGTATGTTGTGTTCGCCCAGCCTTTCATTGGGAAGTGCAGCTTTCTGGAGTGGGATCATGTGGAAATGCTCTTCAGGACAAGATATGATGATATTGACA GTACATCCACAGTGATCTGCAAACCTCTGGTCATCGACAACCAGCTCTTTGTCATTGTGGCTCAGCTGTTTGGAGGCTCGCACATCTACAAGCGGGACTCCTCCGCAAACAAATTCATCAAGCTCCAAGGCATTGACATCCTCAGAATCCGTAAGCCGAACGACATTGAGACCTTCAGCATTGATGGAGAATCCTTCTTCGTCATAGCAGATAGCTCCAAAGCCGGTACCACTACCATCTACAAGTGGAACGGGAATGGCTTCTACTCCCATCAGTCGCTCCATCCGTGGTACAGAGACACTGACGTGGAGTACCTGGAGATTTCTTCCAAACCTCACCTGATCTTGTCCAGCAGCTCCCAGAGGCCTGTCATTTACCAGTGGAACAGAACCACTAAATTGTTTGAAAGACGCACCGACATCCCGGAGATGGAGGACGTTTACGCCGTCAAGCATTTCCAGGTAGATTCTGACCTCTTCATCTGCCTCACACGTTTCATCGGAGACTCCAAAGTGATGCGCTGGGATGGGGCGCTCTTTCGGGAGGCGCAAACCATGCCCTCTCGGGGCTCCATGGTCTTTCAGCCTTTTGCTGTGGGCAGCTGGCAGTATGCCATTTTGGGCAACGATTACTCTTTTACTCAGGTGTACCGCTGGGATGCCAAGAAGGGCGAGTTTGTCCGTTTCCAGGAGCTGAACATCCAGGCACCGCGGGCTTTTTCTCCAGTTGCCATAGATAACCGTCAGTTCCTGGTGGCCTCCAGCTTCAAAGGGAAAACGCAGATCTTTGAGCACCGGATCATCGATCTGAGCAATTGA
- the LOC101157722 gene encoding centrosomal protein of 55 kDa produces the protein MTASKYKRSLRKQLNQELYATIRVLRKENVFLKKTLAELSRHHAEHNRLVERFMSLETTKLEDPQQLVTREDNLTADITGNMMRDKARSSSSKEVKKKLGTTSAKSQGLESNAPWKQDFAADEEASMTNEAASDLKKQLRDALEKNKQWLNYDQQREAYVKAILAKMLWLEKHLNEANQARLLQHNEEHSNAGKLTQMQEHFEGVLQKVTEDLKTCQDQVEMTHQNLIIAQSWCKEKERELEELVHQLHVERANKERAEEDPASCHVENQPLMDETDLQVLLRDERRKSANFELQANLFQRFMLNRHHEDQKMIANLKRQITIAAQDLEDEKHDCSYLRKQMVKLLKMLPKAKRHGAEEMKRNKQASSSSEDVQPPSHTSRDSLASSAHSDALNESFLECPSCQAKYAASQHQELLNHLEMCLE, from the exons ATGACAGCTTCTAAGTACAAGCGTTCACTGAGGAAACAGTTAAACCAGGAGCTTTACGCGACCATCCGAGTCTTGAGGAAGGAGAACGTCTTTCTGAAGAAGACCCTGGCTGAGCTGTCACGTCATCATGCGGAGCACAACAGGCTTGTGGAG AGATTTATGTCTCTTGAAACTACGAAGCTCGAGGATCCTCAGCAGTTGGTTACAAGAGAAGACAATTTGACAGCTGATATTACCGGTAACATGATGAGAGACAAAGCCAGATCTAGTTCCAGCAAAGAAGTCAAGAAGAAACTTGGGACCACTTCAGCTAAGAGCCAAGGTCTTGAGAGCAACGCTCCATGGAAGCAG GACTTTGCAGCAGATGAAGAGGCTTCCATGACCAATGAAGCTGCGTCGGATCTTAAAAAACAACTCAgagat GCTTTGGAAAAGAACAAGCAATGGCTGAATTATGACCAGCAGAGAGAGGCCTATGTGAAGGCGATTCTGGCCAAAATGTTATGGCTGGAGAAGCATCTGAATGAAGCCAATCAGGCGCGCTTGCTGCAGCACAATGAGGAGCATTCAAATG CTGGGAAATTAACCCAAATGCAAGAGCATTTTGAAGGAGTTCTGCAGAAAGTCACTGAGGACCTCAAAACATGTCaggatcaagtggaaatgaccCATCAGAACCTGATTATCGCTCAAAGCTG GTGCAAAGAGAAGGAGCGGGAGTTGGAGGAGCTCGTGCATCAGCTGCATGTTGAAAGAGCAAACAAAGAGCGAGCAGAGGAGGATCCAGCTAGCTGCCATGTGGAAAACCAACCACTGATGGACGAGACTGATCTGCAAGTGCTGCTGAGAGACGAGAGGCGAAAGTCAGCAAACTTTGAGCTGCAG GCGAATTTGTTTCAGAGATTCATGCTAAATCGTCACCACGAAGACCAGAAGATGATTGCAAACCTGAAgagacaa ATTACGATTGCTGCACAAGATCTTGAGGATGAGAAACATGACTGTTCATATTTGAGAAAGCAGATGGTCAAACTTCTTAAGATGTTGCCAAAAGCAAAACGCCATGGGGCCGAGGAGATGAAG AGAAACAAGCAGGCTTCCAGCTCAAGTGAAGACGTTCAGCCACCTTCCCACACGTCCAGAGACAGCCTGGCATCTTCTGCTCACAGCGATGCGCTAAATGAAAGCTTCCTGGAGTGTCCCAGCTGCCAGGCTAAGTACGCAGCCAGTCAGCACCAAGAGCTCCTGAACCATTTGGAAATGTGTCTGGAGTGA